A part of Brachybacterium faecium DSM 4810 genomic DNA contains:
- a CDS encoding ABC-type multidrug transport system, ATPase component (PFAM: ABC transporter) — protein MRFDGGMTAAPSSTDHELVRFEGVGVVRDGNVLLLEATGSAQSGEVLALTGANGAGKTTLLRVLAGLQAPTAGTVAVLGRAPDDRDRTVRAALAALIGPPQTARDLTIVEHLQFIAATWGDSAAVARERAHHLLEELAITPLGPRFPHELSSGQSQLVSVALTLARPARVLLLDEPEQRLDPHRLGLVIEAVRSRARTGAAVVAATHSSRLLEELADTRLHLEDAQ, from the coding sequence ATGCGGTTCGATGGGGGCATGACCGCTGCACCCTCGTCCACCGATCACGAGCTCGTCCGCTTCGAGGGCGTCGGCGTCGTGCGGGACGGCAACGTGCTGCTGCTCGAGGCGACCGGCAGCGCGCAGTCAGGGGAGGTGCTGGCGCTGACCGGTGCCAACGGCGCCGGCAAGACGACGCTGCTGCGCGTGCTCGCGGGCCTGCAGGCTCCCACCGCTGGGACCGTCGCCGTGCTGGGCCGGGCACCGGACGACCGTGACCGCACCGTCCGCGCCGCGCTCGCCGCCCTCATCGGCCCGCCGCAGACGGCCCGCGACCTCACCATCGTCGAGCACCTCCAGTTCATCGCCGCCACCTGGGGAGACAGCGCCGCCGTGGCCCGGGAGCGGGCCCACCACCTGCTCGAGGAGCTCGCGATCACGCCGTTGGGGCCACGCTTCCCGCACGAGCTCTCCAGCGGCCAGTCCCAGCTGGTCTCGGTGGCCCTCACCCTCGCCCGCCCCGCCCGCGTGCTGCTGCTCGACGAACCCGAGCAGCGCCTGGATCCGCATCGCCTCGGCCTGGTGATCGAGGCCGTCCGCTCCCGAGCCCGCACCGGAGCCGCTGTCGTGGCGGCCACCCACAGCTCTCGGCTGCTCGAGGAGCTCGCCGACACCCGCCTCCACCTCGAGGACGCGCAGTGA
- a CDS encoding CarD-like transcriptional regulator (PFAM: CarD-like/TRCF domain) has translation MSVATASVDINAPKVGDVLTHPVHGPVRIVSTCTRTVRGTEREYVDLEVIGDEMRISVPSDGRDVVGLRTLLAEPEIVEMITQLGAPIEAPGKKASWAHRIKSLQMQLQTGRLTDRVEVIRAIVRDSGGTPSSLAERNLLKQAIDPLASEIAIARSVSREEAHELLQSTAENALEADAA, from the coding sequence TTGTCCGTCGCCACAGCGTCCGTCGACATCAACGCCCCGAAGGTCGGCGATGTGCTCACCCATCCCGTCCACGGGCCGGTGCGCATCGTCTCCACGTGCACCCGCACCGTGCGCGGCACCGAACGGGAGTACGTCGATCTGGAGGTCATCGGTGATGAGATGCGGATCTCCGTGCCCTCCGACGGCAGGGACGTCGTCGGTCTGCGCACCCTGCTGGCCGAGCCCGAGATCGTCGAGATGATCACGCAGCTCGGCGCTCCGATCGAGGCCCCGGGGAAGAAGGCTTCCTGGGCGCACCGCATCAAGTCGCTGCAGATGCAGCTGCAGACGGGCCGTCTCACCGACCGCGTCGAGGTCATCCGGGCCATCGTGCGCGACTCGGGCGGCACCCCGTCGAGCCTCGCCGAGCGCAACCTGCTCAAGCAGGCCATCGATCCGCTGGCCTCCGAGATCGCGATCGCCCGCTCCGTCTCCCGCGAGGAGGCTCACGAGCTCCTGCAGAGCACCGCCGAGAACGCCCTCGAGGCTGACGCCGCCTGA
- a CDS encoding uncharacterized conserved protein (PFAM: Activator of Hsp90 ATPase homolog 1-like protein): protein MTLTESLPVVEAVRRALEIDEQPDEGHRRVRVVLTLTTNISRAPARLWPLFTVPRELAHWFGPVTGELVEGGRFQAPGGVHGRILEVESPHRIGLAWGRGEREDPLLIRLDPEDDGTTELTLRRTELLDAEEFERAGAGSLALEWEIALLALAARTDGWRDSCLTSPPAPTPDWLHGPQGTDYVRAWSVRWAAEALAAGVDEATARRGEKETLRRHLDA, encoded by the coding sequence ATGACACTCACGGAGTCGCTGCCCGTGGTGGAGGCGGTGCGACGTGCGCTCGAGATCGATGAGCAGCCCGATGAAGGGCACCGCCGGGTGCGGGTCGTCCTCACCCTCACCACCAACATCTCCCGCGCACCGGCCCGGCTGTGGCCGCTGTTCACCGTGCCCCGCGAGCTCGCGCACTGGTTCGGGCCCGTCACCGGCGAGCTGGTCGAGGGCGGCCGCTTCCAGGCGCCCGGAGGCGTCCACGGCCGGATCCTCGAGGTCGAGAGCCCCCACCGGATCGGTCTGGCCTGGGGGAGGGGCGAGAGGGAGGACCCGCTGCTGATCCGCCTGGACCCGGAGGACGACGGCACCACGGAGCTCACCCTGCGCCGCACGGAGCTGCTGGACGCCGAGGAATTCGAGCGCGCCGGCGCAGGCTCCCTCGCCCTGGAATGGGAGATCGCGCTGCTCGCCCTCGCCGCCCGCACCGATGGCTGGCGCGACAGCTGCCTCACCTCACCGCCGGCACCCACCCCGGACTGGCTGCACGGCCCGCAGGGCACCGACTACGTGCGTGCCTGGTCGGTGCGCTGGGCGGCCGAGGCGCTCGCCGCCGGGGTCGACGAGGCCACCGCCCGACGGGGGGAGAAGGAGACCCTGCGCCGGCACCTCGACGCCTGA
- a CDS encoding arabinose efflux permease family protein (PFAM: Major Facilitator Superfamily) gives MTTPAPRAPSRDPRTPGQVLGALVPSVYAPTLLEFVGLASLMPVIPLLARDLGFSVPMAAALTTIFGLTSFLGPIPAGRLISRIGARLALVITGALLVLSNLAAFAIIGPALGGGAEAHHRLALVALLLVMAVSIQVWQLGRQSYLGTALPPSMRARGMTLFGGVIRIGEVVGPLLGAAVMALGSMAGVFLLFAASAAAGTVMIAVFLPPGEAGPEPVAPRGARRHRSSARIRLDRAVLDRMVAVGLGIAPVMMARVNRPVIVPLLGEALGLDPVWISIVFGVSAALEILLVLPAGTLMDRYGRAAVAVPCALFMGVGFLLLAVLGTVFADRGPTFALLALLLPTLLIGLGNGLGSGIVMTLGVDVSPVHGRTAYLAWWNTMLGAGRLAAPLIVTGITLFAPVAAAGAATGAVCVVGGVWLGRILPRVTPSGGTRGR, from the coding sequence GTGACCACCCCCGCTCCCCGCGCCCCCTCCCGGGACCCGCGCACCCCGGGGCAGGTGCTCGGAGCCCTGGTGCCCTCGGTCTACGCCCCGACGCTGCTCGAGTTCGTCGGCCTCGCCTCCCTGATGCCGGTGATCCCGCTGCTGGCCCGCGACCTCGGGTTCAGCGTCCCGATGGCCGCAGCGCTGACCACCATCTTCGGGCTCACCTCCTTCCTCGGGCCGATCCCCGCCGGGCGCCTCATCTCCCGCATCGGGGCCCGGCTGGCCCTGGTGATCACCGGCGCGCTGCTGGTGCTCTCCAACCTCGCCGCCTTCGCGATCATCGGCCCGGCGCTCGGCGGGGGAGCCGAAGCCCACCACCGCCTGGCCCTGGTCGCCCTGCTGCTGGTGATGGCGGTGAGCATCCAGGTGTGGCAGCTCGGCCGCCAGTCCTACCTCGGCACCGCCCTGCCGCCCTCGATGCGGGCGCGCGGCATGACCCTCTTCGGCGGCGTGATCCGCATCGGCGAGGTGGTGGGCCCGCTGCTCGGCGCGGCCGTGATGGCCCTGGGGTCGATGGCCGGCGTGTTCCTCCTGTTCGCCGCGAGCGCTGCGGCGGGCACCGTGATGATCGCCGTGTTCCTGCCGCCGGGCGAGGCCGGTCCCGAACCGGTCGCGCCCCGCGGTGCACGCCGGCACCGCAGCTCCGCCCGCATCCGCCTGGACCGGGCCGTGCTCGACCGCATGGTCGCCGTGGGGCTGGGCATCGCCCCCGTCATGATGGCGCGCGTGAACCGGCCGGTGATCGTGCCGCTGCTCGGCGAGGCGCTGGGGCTGGACCCGGTGTGGATCTCGATCGTGTTCGGCGTCAGCGCCGCGCTCGAGATCCTGCTGGTCCTGCCCGCCGGCACGCTCATGGACCGCTATGGCCGAGCGGCCGTGGCCGTCCCCTGCGCACTGTTCATGGGCGTCGGCTTCCTGCTGCTGGCGGTGCTGGGGACGGTCTTCGCGGACCGCGGCCCCACCTTCGCCCTGCTCGCGCTGCTGCTGCCCACCCTGCTGATCGGGCTGGGCAACGGACTCGGCTCGGGGATCGTGATGACGCTCGGCGTGGACGTCTCCCCGGTGCACGGACGCACCGCATACCTCGCCTGGTGGAACACCATGCTGGGCGCGGGACGCCTCGCCGCACCGCTGATCGTCACCGGGATCACCCTGTTCGCACCGGTCGCGGCGGCCGGCGCGGCGACCGGGGCCGTCTGCGTCGTCGGCGGGGTGTGGCTGGGACGCATACTGCCCCGCGTCACACCCTCCGGAGGAACCCGGGGGCGGTGA
- a CDS encoding haloacid dehalogenase superfamily protein, subfamily IA, variant 3 with third motif having DD or ED/beta-phosphoglucomutase family hydrolase (PFAM: haloacid dehalogenase-like hydrolase~TIGRFAM: haloacid dehalogenase superfamily, subfamily IA, variant 3 with third motif having DD or ED; beta-phosphoglucomutase family hydrolase) has translation MAGVTAERSFRPAEFTAHLFDLDGVITPTAEVHMRAWARMFDEFLASRGIAEPYTDADYFAHVDGRPRYDGVRSFLTSRGITLPEGEDTDPGHQSAGAETVRGLGNRKNDQVLALLRAEGVAPYPGTVTFLDALPADARLAIVSSSRNAEEVLRGAGLLERFEHIVDGNVAAREGLPGKPSPDTFLHAARLLGVEPSRAVVYEDAVSGVRAGADGNFGAVIGVDRGAGAAELAAAGATLVVADLEEIS, from the coding sequence ATGGCGGGCGTGACTGCTGAGCGTTCATTCCGACCTGCCGAGTTCACGGCGCACCTCTTCGACCTGGACGGGGTCATCACCCCGACGGCCGAGGTCCATATGCGTGCCTGGGCCCGCATGTTCGACGAGTTCCTCGCCTCCCGCGGCATCGCCGAGCCGTACACCGACGCGGACTACTTCGCCCACGTCGACGGACGCCCCCGCTACGACGGCGTGCGCAGCTTCCTCACCTCCCGCGGGATCACCCTGCCCGAGGGCGAGGACACGGACCCCGGGCACCAGAGCGCCGGGGCGGAGACCGTGCGCGGGCTCGGCAACCGCAAGAACGACCAGGTCCTCGCACTGCTGCGCGCCGAGGGGGTCGCCCCCTACCCCGGCACCGTCACCTTCCTCGACGCGCTGCCCGCCGACGCCCGCCTCGCGATCGTCTCCTCCTCCCGCAACGCGGAGGAGGTGCTGCGCGGCGCCGGTCTGCTCGAGCGGTTCGAGCACATCGTGGACGGCAACGTCGCCGCACGGGAGGGCCTGCCCGGCAAGCCCTCCCCGGACACCTTCCTCCACGCCGCCCGGCTGCTCGGCGTCGAGCCGTCCCGCGCGGTGGTCTACGAGGACGCCGTCTCCGGGGTTCGGGCCGGGGCGGACGGGAACTTCGGGGCGGTCATCGGCGTCGACCGCGGTGCCGGCGCCGCGGAGCTCGCCGCCGCCGGAGCCACCCTGGTCGTCGCCGATCTCGAGGAGATCTCATGA
- a CDS encoding trehalose/maltose hydrolase or phosphorylase (PFAM: Glycosyl hydrolase family 65, C-terminal domain; Glycosyl hydrolase family 65 central catalytic domain; Glycosyl hydrolase family 65, N-terminal domain) has translation MSRRRAVSADPVDRTRLPLDEWRLVESRPNGDLGLMETLFATANGYLGMRGTPEEGRDAESHGTFLNGFHETWTINHAESAFGFARTGQTMISVPDSSVIKLYVDDEPLLLSIADLEEYERWIDFREGVLRRELIWRTPAGKRVRVTTSRMVSFPQRHLALMSLQVEMLDGSAPIAVSSQIINREDFRDDFGAGVDGSPITDKADPRQTTDFTHRVLEPLQDWHSERRMLLGYRVARSGMTLAIGADHQVDSDAEVEQLVDTSADMGRQVVRAHLEEGQSLTVRKAVAYHSSRSVPHRELFDRCRRTLDRVRRTSFEAQHLEQREYLEDFWRSSDVELPGQPAAQQATRWCLFQLAQAAARSDQWGIPAKGVTGSGYEGHYFWDSEIYVVPFLTFTQPRWARNALRFRTNLLPKARERARELNQRGALFPWRTISGDEASAYYAAGTAQYHIDADVAYAFAQYADVTGDLDFQHRDGVHVLVETARMWADLGFWRLHADGGASFHINGVTGPDEYTTVVNNNMFTNVMARFNLRRAARAVRELRAADADAYEVMKVELELDEMELEQWEACADGMHVAKDESLGIHLQEDRFLEREIWDLESTPEESFPLLLNFHPLVIYRFQVLKQADVVLALFLRGSEFTAEEKRADFEYYDPITTGDSSLSAVVQSIMAAEVGHQKAALDYFRAGLFVDLGNLHHNTRDGVHIASAGGVWNALVHGFGGMRHDDGRISFDPRLPADWPELSFPLTVRGSRFRVRLVREGITFTLETGEELEVSVRGETVTVTAEGTTVALADQGPLLNDAVLARPVGLGDERADGSIMTSYVPKDPEDPWEYPVTTDPDDIIDES, from the coding sequence ATGAGCCGCCGCCGCGCAGTGTCCGCCGATCCGGTGGATCGCACCCGCCTCCCGCTGGACGAGTGGCGCCTGGTCGAGTCGCGCCCGAACGGCGACCTGGGCCTCATGGAGACCCTCTTCGCGACGGCGAACGGCTACCTCGGGATGCGCGGCACCCCGGAGGAGGGGCGCGACGCGGAGAGCCACGGCACCTTCCTCAACGGCTTCCACGAGACGTGGACGATCAACCACGCCGAATCCGCCTTCGGCTTCGCCCGCACCGGCCAGACGATGATCTCGGTCCCGGACTCCTCGGTGATCAAGCTGTACGTGGACGACGAGCCGCTGCTGCTGTCGATCGCGGACCTCGAGGAGTACGAGCGCTGGATCGACTTCCGCGAGGGGGTGCTGCGCCGCGAGCTGATCTGGCGCACCCCCGCCGGGAAGCGGGTGCGGGTGACCACCTCCCGCATGGTCTCCTTCCCGCAGCGGCACCTCGCCCTGATGTCGCTGCAGGTCGAGATGCTCGACGGCTCCGCACCGATCGCGGTCTCCTCCCAGATCATCAACCGCGAGGACTTCCGGGACGACTTCGGCGCCGGCGTGGACGGCAGCCCGATCACGGACAAGGCCGATCCGCGGCAGACCACCGACTTCACCCATCGCGTGCTCGAACCCCTCCAGGACTGGCACAGCGAGCGGCGGATGCTGCTGGGCTACCGCGTGGCGCGCTCGGGGATGACCCTCGCGATCGGCGCGGACCATCAGGTGGACTCCGATGCCGAGGTCGAGCAGCTCGTGGACACCAGCGCGGACATGGGCCGCCAGGTGGTCCGCGCCCATCTGGAGGAGGGCCAGTCCCTCACCGTCCGCAAGGCGGTGGCCTACCACTCCTCCCGCTCCGTGCCCCATCGAGAGCTGTTCGACCGCTGCCGCCGCACGCTCGACCGGGTGCGTCGCACGAGCTTCGAGGCCCAGCACCTCGAGCAGCGTGAGTACCTCGAGGACTTCTGGCGCAGCTCGGACGTCGAGCTGCCCGGCCAGCCCGCGGCCCAGCAGGCCACCCGCTGGTGCCTGTTCCAGCTGGCGCAGGCCGCGGCCCGCTCGGACCAGTGGGGCATCCCCGCCAAGGGCGTGACCGGCTCCGGCTACGAGGGCCACTACTTCTGGGACAGCGAGATCTATGTGGTCCCGTTCCTGACCTTCACCCAGCCGCGCTGGGCGCGCAACGCGCTGCGCTTCCGCACGAACCTGCTGCCCAAGGCGCGGGAGCGGGCGCGCGAGCTGAACCAGCGCGGGGCCCTGTTCCCCTGGCGCACGATCAGCGGCGACGAGGCCTCGGCCTATTACGCGGCCGGCACCGCGCAGTACCACATCGATGCGGACGTCGCCTACGCCTTCGCCCAGTACGCCGATGTCACCGGGGATCTCGACTTCCAGCATCGCGACGGGGTGCACGTGCTGGTGGAGACCGCCCGGATGTGGGCCGATCTCGGATTCTGGCGGCTGCACGCCGATGGCGGCGCGAGCTTCCACATCAACGGGGTGACCGGCCCCGACGAGTACACCACCGTGGTGAACAACAACATGTTCACCAACGTCATGGCCCGCTTCAACCTGCGCCGCGCCGCGCGGGCGGTGAGGGAGCTGCGCGCCGCGGACGCCGACGCGTACGAGGTGATGAAGGTCGAGCTCGAGCTCGACGAGATGGAGCTCGAGCAGTGGGAGGCCTGTGCGGACGGCATGCACGTGGCCAAGGACGAGTCCCTCGGCATCCACCTCCAGGAGGACCGCTTCCTCGAGCGGGAGATCTGGGACCTGGAGAGCACGCCGGAGGAGTCCTTCCCGCTGCTGCTGAACTTCCATCCGCTGGTGATCTACCGCTTCCAGGTGCTCAAGCAGGCGGACGTGGTGCTCGCGCTGTTCCTGCGAGGCAGCGAGTTCACCGCCGAGGAGAAGCGCGCCGACTTCGAGTACTACGACCCGATCACCACGGGCGATTCCTCGCTCTCGGCCGTGGTCCAGTCGATCATGGCCGCGGAGGTGGGCCACCAGAAGGCGGCGCTGGACTACTTCCGCGCCGGGCTCTTCGTGGACCTGGGCAACCTCCACCACAACACCCGCGACGGCGTGCACATCGCCTCCGCCGGCGGGGTCTGGAACGCGCTGGTGCACGGCTTCGGCGGCATGCGGCACGACGACGGCCGCATCTCCTTCGACCCGCGCCTGCCCGCGGACTGGCCCGAGCTGTCCTTCCCGCTCACCGTGCGCGGCTCCCGCTTCCGGGTGCGCCTGGTGCGCGAGGGGATCACGTTCACCCTCGAGACCGGCGAGGAGCTCGAGGTCTCGGTGCGCGGCGAGACGGTCACGGTCACCGCCGAGGGCACCACGGTCGCCCTCGCCGATCAGGGCCCCCTGCTCAACGACGCGGTGCTGGCCCGACCCGTCGGCCTGGGCGACGAACGGGCCGACGGGTCGATCATGACCTCCTACGTGCCCAAGGATCCCGAGGACCCGTGGGAGTACCCCGTGACCACGGACCCCGACGACATCATCGACGAGAGCTGA